GTAGAAATCCAAACCATGCGGCGGTGGCTGTAACTAATGGAATACTTCAATTATTAAGCGAAGATGAGTTAGAAGGAGTTTTAGCCCATGAATTGGCTCATATTAAAAATCGGGATATTTTGATTGCGACTATTGCCGCAACTATTGTGGGTGCAATCAGCTGGATGATTCATTTTGCCAGATGGATACCAATAGGCCGAAGTGATGATGAAGAAGGAGGTAATCCATTAGCATTTATAGTGATGCTTATTGTTGCTCCTATAGCCGCACTGCTGATTCAAATGGCTATCTCACGCTCGCGGGAATATTTAGCCGATGACTCTGGTGCACAGATGTGTGGAAAACCAATAAGTCTTGCCAATGCCTTACGAAAATTAACGCTTGGTGTTCAACGCCTACCAATGGACGTTAACCCAGCTACGGCTCATATGTTTATTGTCAACCCACTCCTGGGTGGTGGTTTAATGACGCTATTTAGCACTCATCCACCTATAGAATCAAGAATAGCAAAATTAGAAAATCAGGTTATCGGTAATCAGGTAACCAGGTAATTGGAGGAAATTTTTATGCCAAATGTAAAGATTGGCTCAATAATATTACGAGTCCTTAGTGTCATAGCCGTTTTATTAATAATGGTCGTAGTGGGCACGGCTATATATATCTTTTTACCTACATCTGCGGTGGGAAAAACGGTTATTGTTCCAGATGTAACCG
This genomic interval from bacterium contains the following:
- a CDS encoding zinc metalloprotease HtpX, giving the protein SYWFSDKIVLAMYRAKPVTQKESPKLHRIVDNLCQFSQLPKPKVYIIPELTPNAFATGRNPNHAAVAVTNGILQLLSEDELEGVLAHELAHIKNRDILIATIAATIVGAISWMIHFARWIPIGRSDDEEGGNPLAFIVMLIVAPIAALLIQMAISRSREYLADDSGAQMCGKPISLANALRKLTLGVQRLPMDVNPATAHMFIVNPLLGGGLMTLFSTHPPIESRIAKLENQVIGNQVTR